Proteins encoded within one genomic window of Acinetobacter sp. YWS30-1:
- the rsmG gene encoding 16S rRNA (guanine(527)-N(7))-methyltransferase RsmG yields the protein MHTFFQELKQGSQALGLELSDEALNLLLKYQDALVLWNKAYNLTAIRDPKEMLVKHLLDSLSILKDLPAGRLLDIGTGGGMPGMIIALCQPERDCVLLDSNGKKIRFLKQFIADLKLKNVIAVQTRVENEDSINELGQFDVITSRAFASLTDFVNASKPYMHEQSIIASMKGLIPEEEVAALKDEFSCQIIELKVPRLDEQRHLLLLKRI from the coding sequence ATGCACACGTTTTTTCAAGAACTAAAGCAGGGTAGCCAGGCTTTAGGTTTAGAGCTGTCGGATGAAGCTTTAAATTTATTACTCAAGTACCAAGACGCTTTGGTACTGTGGAATAAAGCATACAATTTGACTGCAATCCGTGATCCTAAAGAAATGCTGGTTAAGCATCTGCTTGATAGTCTGAGTATTTTGAAGGATTTGCCTGCAGGTCGTTTGCTCGACATCGGGACTGGTGGTGGTATGCCGGGCATGATCATTGCTTTATGTCAGCCTGAGCGTGATTGCGTACTACTGGATTCAAATGGTAAAAAAATTCGTTTCCTGAAGCAGTTTATTGCAGACCTAAAATTAAAAAATGTCATTGCAGTACAAACCCGTGTGGAAAATGAAGACAGTATCAATGAGCTGGGTCAGTTTGATGTGATTACCAGTCGTGCATTTGCTTCATTGACAGATTTTGTGAATGCGTCTAAACCGTATATGCATGAGCAGAGTATTATTGCTTCCATGAAAGGTTTGATTCCTGAAGAGGAAGTGGCAGCATTAAAAGATGAATTTAGCTGTCAGATTATTGAGCTGAAGGTTCCGCGCTTGGACGAACAACGTCATTTACTTCTATTAAAACGTATTTAA
- the murU gene encoding N-acetylmuramate alpha-1-phosphate uridylyltransferase MurU: MKAMILAAGLGNRMRPLTLHTPKPLLEVGSKPLIVWHIEKLAAMGVNEVVINTAWLGEKLAQALGDGSQFGIKILWSHEGEGLETAGGIINALPLLGDEPFILVNGDVWTTMDFAPLLNVELGENLAHLVLVQNPEQHPNGDFTLADGKAYTFDQQVAGENLTFSGVSVIHPKMFAGLEAGKRPLAPLLKAAMLENKIAASKLTGIWVDVGTPERLNALDLMIREGKSA, encoded by the coding sequence ATGAAAGCGATGATTCTCGCGGCTGGCTTGGGCAACCGCATGCGTCCTTTGACTTTGCATACGCCAAAACCTTTGCTTGAAGTAGGTAGCAAACCATTAATTGTCTGGCATATTGAAAAACTGGCTGCGATGGGCGTGAATGAAGTTGTCATTAATACGGCTTGGTTAGGTGAAAAACTGGCTCAGGCGTTGGGTGACGGTTCACAGTTCGGTATCAAGATTTTATGGTCACATGAAGGGGAAGGGCTGGAAACAGCCGGTGGCATTATTAATGCTTTACCACTCCTTGGCGATGAGCCTTTCATTCTGGTCAATGGTGATGTCTGGACAACCATGGACTTTGCACCTTTATTGAATGTTGAGCTGGGTGAAAATCTGGCACATCTGGTATTAGTACAAAACCCGGAGCAGCACCCTAACGGTGATTTCACACTTGCAGACGGCAAGGCTTATACCTTTGATCAGCAGGTGGCGGGTGAAAACCTGACTTTTAGCGGTGTTTCAGTAATTCACCCGAAAATGTTTGCAGGCTTAGAGGCTGGAAAACGTCCTTTGGCACCATTATTAAAAGCAGCAATGCTGGAAAATAAGATTGCTGCCTCTAAATTGACAGGCATTTGGGTAGATGTAGGAACGCCTGAGCGTTTGAATGCACTGGATTTAATGATCCGTGAAGGGAAGTCTGCTTAA
- a CDS encoding MotA/TolQ/ExbB proton channel family protein, translated as MWELVKAGGWLMLPLVLCSIFMLAISVERFIRLKKSLVLPNSLLMGPAQNADQAMQKLQQSSALKNSTLGRVFTAGFEACHQSEQYARAQMEVVASQEIGYLEKNINFLGTLSAVAPLLGLLGTVIGIIESFLMIDVGTNSDPVLMMPGISKALITTAAGMLIAIPALFAHRYFQRLVQEYVAELEQQATLFHANLFYLNASDDVEERIKKAS; from the coding sequence ATGTGGGAATTGGTTAAAGCAGGCGGCTGGTTGATGCTGCCGCTGGTATTGTGTTCGATATTTATGCTAGCGATCTCGGTCGAGCGCTTCATTCGTTTAAAAAAGAGTCTGGTACTGCCCAACTCACTTCTGATGGGTCCTGCACAAAATGCAGACCAAGCTATGCAAAAGCTGCAACAAAGTTCAGCTTTGAAAAACAGTACTTTGGGTCGTGTATTTACTGCTGGTTTTGAAGCGTGTCACCAGTCTGAGCAATATGCTCGTGCCCAGATGGAAGTGGTAGCTTCACAGGAAATTGGCTATCTGGAAAAGAATATTAATTTTCTGGGTACTTTGAGTGCAGTAGCACCTCTACTCGGTTTGCTCGGTACAGTGATTGGAATTATTGAATCATTTTTAATGATTGATGTCGGTACTAATAGTGACCCAGTATTAATGATGCCGGGTATTTCCAAAGCACTGATCACGACAGCAGCGGGTATGCTGATTGCTATTCCTGCTTTATTTGCACATCGTTATTTCCAGCGTCTGGTTCAGGAATATGTAGCGGAACTTGAGCAGCAAGCAACGTTATTTCATGCCAACCTGTTCTATTTAAATGCTTCAGATGATGTAGAAGAACGCATCAAGAAAGCAAGCTAG
- a CDS encoding ParB/RepB/Spo0J family partition protein encodes MTVKKRGLAKGRGLDALLGSIQKEKLQLEAQGLDHGQLKQIDVNLLKRGEYQPRRYINEQDLQELAASIEKHGIMQPIVIRPVDDERYPYEIIAGERRWRAAQLAGLTEVPAIVRELNDQVAIALALIENIQRQDLNPIDQAMALQRFHDEFGLSHQEIADTVGKARTTVSNLLRLLTLAEEVKDFMQQGLLDMGHARAILTLKAKDQLKVAEMVIEKSLSVRQTEQLVRDYNAPKTEKPKAAIAPDIQQLTQRLSERFSADVKIDYNKQGKGKLVISYHSLEELDGILSILGDE; translated from the coding sequence ATGACCGTCAAGAAACGTGGACTCGCCAAAGGTCGTGGTTTAGATGCCTTGCTGGGATCAATTCAAAAAGAAAAATTACAACTCGAAGCACAAGGTCTTGATCATGGTCAGTTGAAACAGATTGATGTCAATCTGCTGAAACGTGGTGAATATCAGCCACGTCGCTATATCAATGAGCAGGATCTGCAGGAACTGGCCGCATCGATTGAGAAGCATGGCATCATGCAGCCAATCGTGATCCGTCCGGTCGATGATGAACGCTATCCATACGAGATTATTGCGGGTGAGCGTCGTTGGCGTGCGGCACAGTTAGCAGGTCTGACTGAAGTTCCTGCGATTGTGCGTGAGCTGAATGATCAGGTCGCAATTGCACTGGCTTTAATCGAAAACATTCAGCGTCAGGACCTGAACCCGATTGATCAGGCGATGGCTTTGCAGCGTTTCCATGACGAGTTTGGTTTAAGCCATCAGGAAATTGCCGATACCGTCGGTAAGGCACGTACTACAGTAAGTAATCTACTGCGTCTGCTAACTCTGGCTGAAGAAGTAAAAGACTTTATGCAGCAGGGCTTGCTGGATATGGGACATGCACGTGCCATCTTGACTTTGAAGGCTAAAGATCAGCTTAAAGTTGCTGAGATGGTCATTGAAAAGAGTCTGTCAGTACGCCAAACCGAACAGTTGGTACGCGACTACAATGCACCGAAAACAGAAAAACCAAAAGCAGCGATTGCGCCGGACATTCAGCAGTTGACTCAGCGTCTGTCTGAGCGCTTTAGTGCGGATGTTAAAATTGACTACAACAAGCAAGGGAAAGGCAAGCTGGTCATTAGCTATCATTCTTTAGAAGAGCTGGACGGGATTCTTTCGATCCTGGGCGATGAATAA
- the msbA gene encoding lipid A export permease/ATP-binding protein MsbA gives MKHDFKVYLRLLSYLKPFWGTALIVLLGFSMNAATEVSVAKLLEYIIEAIQNRDQGFTLLFPFLVVVLMFFRGLGLFLGGYYTAVISRNLVFNIRQEVFAKILRLPAQYFLDNTSGHITAKIMYNVEQLTAASTEALRTIIQQGLITIALLGYLLYTNWRLTMCILIFGPVIGFVISKASKRMRKLSQQVQDTMGDVNHVVQETVNANLIVKGFGGQIYEQERFKQNSLENLRRGLKMVAVQQLNSPVVQLIMSVSLSIVMYIALRPQILGDTTAGEFVAYITAAGMLARPIKTLTDVNEKIQRGMAAAHSVFELLDMPEEHNTGKLNDALKGNIQFKDVNLVYGDGHHAIHDFNLEVKAGETVALVGRSGAGKTSLVNLLVRYQETSSGQILLDQKPITDYELTALRTQIAMVNQQVVLFNRTVRENIAYGQLENASDEEIIAAAKAAYAHDFIMALPQGYDTPLGAQGLNLSGGQRQRIAIARAILKNAPILILDEATSALDNESEYFIQRAFDQAMRDRTTIVIAHRLSTIENADRIVVMDQGRIIEQGNHAELIARQGAYYQLHQRNFEEH, from the coding sequence GTGAAGCACGATTTTAAGGTCTATCTTCGCCTTTTAAGCTATTTAAAACCATTTTGGGGCACAGCCTTAATTGTCCTGCTTGGTTTCTCTATGAATGCGGCGACAGAAGTTTCTGTAGCCAAATTACTGGAATATATCATTGAGGCGATACAAAACAGAGACCAGGGTTTCACCTTACTTTTCCCATTCTTAGTGGTAGTACTGATGTTCTTCCGGGGACTAGGCCTATTCCTCGGTGGATATTATACGGCGGTCATCTCCCGTAATCTGGTATTTAATATTCGTCAGGAAGTCTTTGCCAAAATATTGCGTTTGCCTGCGCAATATTTTCTGGACAATACCAGCGGTCATATTACGGCCAAAATTATGTATAACGTTGAGCAGCTCACCGCAGCCTCAACTGAAGCACTTAGAACGATCATTCAGCAAGGTCTGATCACTATTGCCTTATTGGGATATCTTTTATATACCAACTGGCGTTTAACCATGTGTATTCTGATCTTTGGACCCGTGATTGGTTTTGTGATCAGTAAAGCTTCAAAACGGATGCGCAAGCTATCACAACAGGTTCAGGACACTATGGGTGATGTGAACCATGTGGTTCAGGAAACGGTAAATGCTAATCTGATTGTCAAAGGTTTTGGTGGTCAGATTTATGAGCAGGAACGCTTTAAACAGAATTCTTTGGAAAATCTACGCCGTGGCTTGAAAATGGTGGCAGTACAGCAGCTGAACAGTCCAGTGGTACAGCTGATCATGTCAGTTTCACTCAGTATCGTGATGTATATTGCATTGCGCCCACAAATTTTGGGAGATACGACTGCGGGTGAATTTGTTGCTTATATTACAGCTGCTGGCATGTTGGCGCGACCAATCAAGACATTAACTGATGTGAATGAAAAAATTCAGCGTGGTATGGCGGCCGCACATTCTGTGTTTGAATTGCTAGATATGCCTGAAGAGCATAATACCGGCAAACTCAATGATGCCTTAAAAGGCAACATTCAATTTAAAGATGTCAATCTGGTTTATGGCGATGGTCACCATGCGATTCATGACTTCAACCTGGAAGTGAAAGCGGGCGAGACTGTAGCATTGGTTGGGCGTTCAGGAGCAGGTAAAACCTCGCTGGTGAATCTGTTGGTACGTTATCAGGAAACTTCATCCGGGCAAATTTTACTGGATCAGAAACCGATTACTGATTATGAGTTGACTGCTTTACGTACCCAGATCGCGATGGTAAACCAGCAGGTAGTGCTGTTTAACCGTACTGTTCGTGAAAATATTGCTTATGGCCAGCTAGAAAATGCGAGTGATGAAGAAATCATTGCAGCGGCAAAAGCTGCCTATGCACATGATTTCATTATGGCCCTACCACAAGGTTATGATACGCCACTAGGTGCTCAAGGTCTGAATCTGTCAGGTGGTCAGCGTCAGCGTATTGCGATCGCCCGTGCTATTCTGAAAAATGCACCGATTCTGATTCTGGATGAAGCGACCAGTGCGCTGGATAATGAATCTGAATACTTTATTCAGCGTGCCTTTGATCAGGCGATGCGAGATCGGACTACGATTGTGATTGCCCACCGTCTATCAACAATTGAAAATGCCGACCGCATTGTAGTGATGGATCAAGGTCGTATTATAGAGCAGGGTAATCATGCTGAGCTGATTGCACGTCAAGGTGCTTATTATCAGCTGCACCAACGTAATTTCGAGGAACATTAA
- a CDS encoding ExbD/TolR family protein, whose amino-acid sequence MKFKRNQVEDVHINLTPMIDCLLFILVFLLLSTTFNQMSRMNLTLPDAQGVPPKNFDQKIEVIVDANGHYAVNGQSIASKDAADLNTAIKQISNERRDLMFVIAADAKATHQDVIRVMDVAGQLGFVNVNISTKVPTRGY is encoded by the coding sequence ATGAAATTTAAACGTAACCAGGTGGAAGATGTACATATCAATCTGACACCCATGATTGATTGCCTGCTATTTATTTTGGTCTTTCTGCTGCTTTCAACCACGTTTAACCAGATGAGCCGGATGAACCTGACGCTTCCAGATGCGCAAGGTGTACCGCCCAAGAATTTTGACCAGAAAATTGAAGTGATTGTGGATGCCAATGGTCACTATGCCGTAAATGGTCAGTCTATTGCCAGTAAGGACGCAGCAGATTTAAATACGGCAATTAAACAGATTTCGAATGAACGTCGTGATTTAATGTTTGTCATTGCCGCTGATGCAAAAGCGACACATCAGGATGTTATTCGTGTCATGGACGTTGCAGGGCAACTTGGCTTTGTTAATGTCAACATCAGTACGAAAGTACCAACTCGAGGTTATTAG
- a CDS encoding aminoglycoside phosphotransferase family protein, with protein sequence MNTQREQLIQSWIASVLGSDQFETHFLAGDASFRRYARIKLNNKTFMLMDAPPEKEDCVPFVTIDEFFDAHGVRVPHIVAKDLENGFLLLEDFGDVLLSNLLNDQTVDAYYEQSFKQLIQLQSIPGEGQFPAYSYEKLISEMELLTDWMLPALKIQPTESESALIKRTFAILANAALAQPQVIVHRDFHSRNLMKIENETELGVIDFQDAVIGADTYDLISITRDAYVQWNADRVYRWFKVFYDLLPAAAKQDRDFEQFKKDADMMAIQRHIKILGIFVRLFERDGKSGYLKDLPRVMWYLLEETKDYPELQPFMQFIHEKVMPAFEAKYGSYEVAA encoded by the coding sequence ATGAATACTCAACGCGAACAATTGATACAATCTTGGATTGCTTCTGTACTCGGTTCAGATCAATTTGAAACACATTTTTTAGCAGGCGATGCAAGTTTTCGTCGTTATGCACGAATCAAACTGAATAATAAAACATTTATGCTCATGGATGCACCACCAGAAAAAGAAGATTGTGTGCCTTTTGTGACGATTGATGAATTTTTTGATGCCCATGGCGTACGTGTTCCACACATTGTGGCCAAAGACCTGGAAAATGGCTTTTTGCTGCTCGAAGATTTTGGTGATGTGCTGTTATCAAATCTGCTAAATGATCAGACAGTTGATGCCTATTATGAGCAAAGTTTTAAACAGCTGATTCAGCTGCAGTCCATTCCTGGAGAAGGTCAGTTTCCTGCTTATTCTTATGAGAAGCTGATTTCTGAAATGGAGCTGCTGACTGACTGGATGCTGCCTGCTCTAAAAATTCAGCCAACAGAATCAGAGTCCGCTCTGATCAAGCGCACATTTGCGATACTGGCGAATGCTGCTTTGGCACAACCACAAGTCATTGTGCATCGTGATTTCCATAGCCGTAACCTGATGAAAATCGAAAATGAAACCGAACTGGGTGTGATTGATTTTCAGGATGCAGTAATCGGTGCTGATACCTATGACCTGATTTCGATTACCCGTGATGCCTATGTGCAGTGGAATGCAGATCGGGTGTATCGCTGGTTTAAAGTGTTCTATGACCTGTTACCAGCAGCGGCAAAACAGGACCGTGATTTCGAACAGTTCAAAAAAGATGCGGATATGATGGCCATTCAGCGCCATATCAAGATTTTAGGTATTTTTGTCCGCTTGTTTGAGCGAGATGGTAAATCTGGCTATCTAAAAGACCTGCCACGTGTGATGTGGTATCTGCTGGAAGAAACCAAAGATTATCCAGAGTTACAGCCATTTATGCAGTTCATTCATGAAAAAGTGATGCCAGCTTTTGAAGCAAAATATGGTTCATACGAGGTAGCTGCTTAA
- a CDS encoding ParA family protein: MAQIIAIANQKGGVGKTTTAVNLAASLAVLKKRVLLVDMDSQGNATMGSGIQKNDLLYSVTDVLLGEVPIETAITKAEVGYKVLGANRDLAGVELAIAEQKGREFILREALQEIESSFDYIIVDCAPSLSLITVNALAAVDGVIIPMQCEYYALEGLADLTQTIDRIQQALNPDLQIVGVLRTMYDARNALTRDVSEELEQYFGKKLYETVIPRNIRLAEAPAHGLPVIYFEKSSKGAVAYLNLAAEVLKKSKVKKGSKA, encoded by the coding sequence ATGGCACAAATTATTGCGATTGCCAACCAGAAAGGTGGTGTCGGTAAAACCACAACCGCAGTAAATTTGGCGGCATCTCTCGCTGTGCTAAAAAAACGCGTTTTGCTTGTGGATATGGATTCTCAGGGAAATGCGACCATGGGGTCGGGGATTCAGAAAAATGACCTGCTGTATTCAGTGACTGATGTATTGCTGGGTGAAGTGCCGATTGAAACTGCGATCACCAAGGCTGAAGTTGGATACAAGGTTTTAGGGGCAAACCGTGACCTGGCTGGTGTGGAGCTGGCGATTGCTGAGCAAAAAGGCCGTGAATTTATTTTGCGTGAAGCTTTGCAGGAAATTGAATCCTCATTCGACTATATCATTGTTGATTGTGCACCAAGCTTAAGCTTGATTACCGTGAATGCACTGGCAGCAGTGGATGGCGTGATTATTCCGATGCAATGCGAATATTATGCTCTCGAAGGCCTGGCTGATCTGACACAAACCATCGATCGAATTCAGCAGGCACTTAATCCAGACCTGCAGATCGTGGGTGTATTGCGTACTATGTATGATGCACGAAATGCCTTGACCCGTGATGTTTCAGAAGAGTTAGAGCAATATTTTGGTAAAAAACTTTATGAAACCGTGATTCCACGTAATATCCGTCTAGCTGAAGCGCCGGCACATGGTCTACCGGTGATTTATTTTGAAAAAAGTTCAAAGGGTGCAGTTGCTTACTTAAATCTGGCAGCTGAAGTATTAAAGAAAAGCAAAGTGAAAAAAGGAAGTAAAGCATGA
- the lptC gene encoding LPS export ABC transporter periplasmic protein LptC — MKHHFKINPLATAILTLLCSSSVSSYAASNDSSNVNAEQLKQRINETYPGEAFFSQYYVDKSSPEAQQRQGKYLSSAYCEGAWVTPIAPDAPTIDPEQATSTITADYGHYNPAGDSYLEGNVVIDQEGRQIRAERVTIDQTQTYAKAEGQVQLAQGGLISQSDDINYNLKTQQGDLNNSFFIAEEQHAHGRAEKIAKTSDDTLELENATYSTCPPEQKPTWKIQADQIKLNQETGRGETRNTKLYVKDVPVLAVPYFNFPIDDRRTTGILTPTFGFTNDGGLELGVPVYLNLAPQYDATITPRYISDRGAMLDGEFRYLTENYGEGRIWGGYLPSDESYSNKDRKDLHFLHNWQINDQFLTNLEYNYASDKDFFADLDNNPDSKTDLNLRRAWEVNYKNGIPGLKAQFKVEDFQTLDPAVLDEDRPYARLPQLLVNYKTGNPLGLQYEFNNDTAYFQKDIRNIENIDTGDEAIYQPSGTRIYNDFSVRYNHFTPWSFFIPQATLRNINTFYDQDTIDRINNNQTSSSSENHSIVVPQFTLDTGLIFEKDGRYLQTLTPRLFYAYSPYENQRNQPNFDSVVASINYDQLFSARRFYGNDRLEDNNFASLGLSYSLFNEEGLERLRASVGQSFFFEDRRVTLDREADKFDRESHTGPVIQLRSQLNKNVHVNLNSSWMSNGSNAQRDVQVYYTGDQGNLYNVGYFYRKDIPNRQESYDQVVGSFIQPIANNWRLVGHAQFDLDNSVAREYLLGVNYESCCWGVSVYGRSYYNDLDDINDPDVKAKRAVMAEVTLKGLGGLSNKLTSLLENRILGFNNINQTWTER; from the coding sequence ATGAAGCATCACTTTAAAATAAACCCTCTAGCGACTGCGATCTTAACCCTTTTATGTAGTAGCTCGGTCTCAAGCTATGCTGCATCAAATGACTCATCCAATGTAAATGCGGAACAACTCAAACAGCGCATTAATGAGACCTATCCCGGTGAAGCATTCTTCTCACAATATTATGTGGATAAATCTTCACCAGAAGCACAGCAGCGTCAAGGTAAATATCTCAGTTCAGCCTATTGTGAAGGTGCCTGGGTCACTCCTATTGCACCTGATGCACCGACGATTGACCCTGAACAGGCAACTTCAACCATTACTGCAGACTATGGTCATTATAATCCGGCCGGTGATTCCTACTTAGAAGGCAATGTGGTCATTGATCAGGAAGGTCGCCAGATTCGTGCGGAACGCGTGACGATTGATCAGACTCAAACTTATGCTAAGGCAGAAGGTCAAGTCCAATTGGCTCAAGGTGGCTTGATTTCGCAAAGCGATGATATCAATTACAACCTGAAAACCCAGCAAGGTGACTTAAACAACAGTTTCTTCATTGCCGAAGAACAGCATGCGCATGGTCGTGCTGAAAAGATTGCCAAAACCTCTGACGATACGCTTGAACTGGAAAATGCCACCTATTCCACCTGTCCACCTGAACAGAAACCGACCTGGAAAATTCAGGCAGATCAAATCAAGCTGAATCAGGAAACCGGTCGCGGTGAAACCCGTAATACCAAGCTCTATGTGAAAGATGTTCCGGTACTCGCTGTTCCTTATTTTAACTTCCCAATCGATGATCGCCGTACCACTGGGATTCTGACGCCAACTTTCGGATTTACCAATGATGGCGGCCTGGAATTAGGTGTGCCGGTTTATCTCAATTTGGCACCACAATATGATGCGACCATTACGCCACGTTATATTAGTGACCGTGGTGCGATGCTGGATGGCGAGTTTCGTTATCTAACAGAAAACTATGGTGAAGGCCGGATTTGGGGTGGCTACCTGCCATCTGATGAAAGTTATAGCAATAAAGACCGTAAAGACCTGCACTTCCTGCATAACTGGCAAATCAACGATCAGTTCTTAACAAATCTTGAATATAATTACGCATCAGACAAGGACTTTTTTGCCGATCTGGATAATAACCCAGATTCAAAAACAGACCTGAACTTGCGCCGTGCTTGGGAAGTTAATTATAAAAATGGTATCCCCGGCTTAAAAGCTCAATTTAAAGTTGAAGATTTCCAGACGCTTGATCCTGCCGTTCTGGATGAAGACCGCCCTTATGCGCGTTTGCCGCAGCTTTTGGTGAATTATAAGACCGGTAACCCACTGGGTTTACAATACGAATTTAATAACGATACAGCTTATTTCCAGAAAGACATCAGAAATATCGAAAATATTGATACCGGTGATGAAGCCATCTATCAACCAAGTGGTACACGCATCTATAATGATTTCTCGGTACGCTATAATCACTTTACCCCTTGGTCATTCTTCATTCCTCAGGCAACATTACGCAATATCAATACTTTCTATGATCAAGATACTATTGATCGTATTAATAATAATCAAACCAGCTCATCAAGTGAAAATCATTCTATCGTAGTGCCACAATTTACGCTGGACACCGGTTTAATTTTTGAAAAAGATGGTCGCTATTTACAGACCTTGACGCCTCGCCTGTTTTACGCTTATTCACCGTATGAAAATCAGCGCAATCAGCCAAACTTTGACTCTGTCGTAGCCTCAATTAATTATGACCAATTATTTAGTGCACGCCGCTTCTATGGTAATGACCGCTTAGAAGACAATAACTTCGCTTCTTTAGGTCTTAGTTACAGTTTATTTAATGAAGAAGGTTTAGAGCGATTACGCGCCAGTGTGGGACAAAGTTTCTTCTTTGAAGATCGCCGTGTCACATTAGATCGTGAAGCAGATAAATTTGACCGTGAAAGCCATACTGGTCCAGTTATTCAGCTTAGAAGTCAGTTAAACAAAAACGTGCATGTCAACCTAAATTCTAGCTGGATGTCGAATGGCTCCAATGCCCAGCGTGATGTACAGGTTTATTATACCGGCGATCAGGGCAATCTATATAACGTAGGCTATTTCTATCGTAAAGATATTCCAAACCGCCAGGAAAGTTATGATCAGGTGGTTGGTTCATTTATCCAGCCAATTGCCAATAACTGGCGTCTGGTCGGCCATGCGCAATTTGACCTGGATAATAGTGTCGCACGTGAATATTTACTTGGCGTAAACTATGAGTCATGCTGTTGGGGAGTATCTGTCTATGGCCGCTCATACTACAATGACCTAGACGATATCAATGACCCAGATGTGAAAGCGAAACGTGCAGTAATGGCTGAAGTAACGCTTAAAGGTCTTGGCGGGTTGAGCAACAAGCTAACCTCATTACTAGAAAATCGTATTCTAGGTTTTAACAATATCAATCAAACTTGGACAGAACGTTAA
- a CDS encoding peptidylprolyl isomerase — MKTKQLKQIFKATALALCLSSAMTTFAVAQPKDEVVAVVDNSAILRSDLAQSVAEISHQLQKQNKPVPPQPYLEQQALEQLIVRQAQLEQVKRYNIRPDEKSLNEAVLKVARESGSPSLEAFQQKLDAIAPNTYASLRNRIAEDLALSRLRQQAVNSRIQISDQDVKNFLNTPQGQALLGSQVHVLHLRITGENAQQIAAQVRNDLSSSNDIQAISKKYSTGDIKVDASDMGVRNLSEIPGELAARVSTLQAGQTSELIPAADGVHVLKLLERKGGEQKALVPQYQTRHILIQTSEVVSPENAKQMIDSLYTRLKQGEDFAVLASTFSNDTGSARDGGSLGWVSPGVMVPEFEQRMKSTPVGQISEPFQSQFGWHILQVTDTRQQDMTQEYQERMARQILGERQFDAELDSWLRETRSNAYVEIKDPQLDPKRAR, encoded by the coding sequence ATGAAGACAAAACAGTTAAAACAAATTTTTAAAGCGACCGCACTTGCGCTATGTCTTTCTTCAGCGATGACGACTTTTGCTGTTGCCCAACCTAAAGATGAAGTTGTAGCTGTTGTCGACAATAGCGCTATTCTGCGTAGTGATCTGGCACAAAGCGTTGCTGAAATTTCTCACCAGTTACAAAAGCAAAACAAGCCTGTTCCACCGCAACCTTATCTTGAACAACAAGCACTTGAACAGCTAATTGTACGTCAGGCTCAACTGGAACAGGTCAAACGCTACAATATCCGTCCAGATGAAAAATCTTTAAATGAAGCAGTGCTTAAAGTAGCACGTGAGTCAGGCTCTCCTAGCTTGGAAGCTTTCCAGCAAAAACTAGATGCTATCGCGCCGAATACGTATGCCTCTTTACGTAACCGTATTGCTGAAGATCTGGCACTTAGCCGTTTACGCCAGCAAGCAGTAAATTCACGTATCCAGATCAGTGATCAGGATGTGAAAAACTTCCTGAATACACCGCAAGGTCAAGCTCTGTTAGGCAGCCAGGTACATGTTCTGCATTTACGTATAACCGGAGAAAATGCTCAACAGATTGCTGCGCAAGTAAGAAATGATTTAAGCAGCAGCAATGATATTCAGGCGATCAGCAAAAAATATTCAACTGGCGATATTAAAGTAGATGCGTCTGATATGGGCGTGCGAAATTTATCAGAAATCCCAGGCGAACTCGCTGCACGTGTTTCTACTTTGCAAGCGGGTCAAACATCTGAACTGATTCCTGCGGCAGATGGCGTGCATGTCCTGAAACTTTTAGAGCGTAAAGGTGGTGAGCAGAAAGCATTGGTTCCTCAGTACCAGACCCGTCATATTCTGATTCAAACATCAGAAGTGGTTAGCCCAGAAAATGCTAAACAGATGATTGATAGCTTATATACGCGTCTTAAGCAAGGTGAAGATTTTGCAGTATTGGCGTCTACTTTCTCTAATGACACAGGTTCAGCGCGTGATGGCGGAAGTTTAGGCTGGGTCAGCCCAGGTGTCATGGTACCTGAATTTGAACAGCGTATGAAAAGTACGCCAGTAGGTCAAATTAGTGAACCGTTCCAGTCACAATTTGGCTGGCATATCCTGCAAGTGACCGATACACGTCAACAGGATATGACTCAGGAATATCAGGAACGTATGGCACGCCAGATCCTGGGTGAACGCCAGTTTGATGCTGAGCTAGATAGCTGGTTACGTGAAACCCGTAGCAATGCCTATGTAGAAATCAAAGATCCTCAGCTAGATCCTAAACGCGCTCGTTAA